A region of the Clostridium estertheticum subsp. estertheticum genome:
TCAAAGCTATATGAAAAAGGTTATGTAAAAAAAGAATATCAAATAGCTATTATCGAAAGGGAAAAAAAGTATCCTACCGCTCTACCCTGCGTAGATATTAAAATAGCTATACCTCATGCAACTCATACTTTAGTAAATAAGGCAGCCCTATCTATAGGTATCCTTAAAAGTCCAGTAGAATTTAGATCTATGGGGGACAGTAATATTAAACTAAATGTACAAATTATTATAATGCTAGCTCTAAAGGAACCTCACGGTCATATTGAAATGTTACAAAGAATAGTTAAGCTTATTAAAAATCCCGAAGCATTAAAATTACTTGTTAATGCTTCCTCAATTGAGGAAGTTTTAAATACATTAAAACCATATTTAATTAATAATAAAAAATTATCATAACCTAGGAGGAATTTAAAATGAAAAAAATATTAGTAGCTTGTGGAACTGGAATAGCAACCTCAACGGTAGTTTCAGTTAAAATTAAAGAAATTTGTGAAAAGGAAGGTATAGATGTAATTATAACTCCCTGTAAACTTACAGATGTTCAGTCAATAGTCCCAGATTATGATTTATTAGTAACTACAGGTACATTTGATGTATCAGAAATAAATGTTCATATAATAGCAGGTATATCCCTGCTAACTGGTGTGGGTGAAGAAGACACCCTTAATGAAATTATAAAAACATTAAAAGAAGAATAATCAAACTATATATACAATAAGCCGTACCCTAATTTATTTGGAGGGTACGGTTTATTTAAAGTAAACTACTCTATGAATTTGTTTTAACTTGTGAGCAACTACCTCTTTTTATAATTTTCGTTGGTATAACTACTTTTTTAGGTATTTCTCTTTCCTCTTTTAACTGCTCAATTATTAACTCTACAGCAGTTTCTCCCATAAACTCCATATATATTTTCACTGTAGTTAATGGAGGTACTATAAACTGTGATGTTATATTATCATTATATGATATTACACTTATATCTTCTGGTATTCTTAGGCTAGCTTCACTTATAGCTCTATAAGCTCCTATTGCCATAGAATCATTAGCTACTATATAAGCAGTTATATCATTTTTATCTTGTAATGCCTTTTTCATTAGCTCATAACCACTTTGTGGTGTAAATTTACCTATATACAAATTAGTTTTGTAATCTA
Encoded here:
- a CDS encoding PTS sugar transporter subunit IIA — translated: MNLELCYENVFVFRDLEFSNSIEALNFLSSKLYEKGYVKKEYQIAIIEREKKYPTALPCVDIKIAIPHATHTLVNKAALSIGILKSPVEFRSMGDSNIKLNVQIIIMLALKEPHGHIEMLQRIVKLIKNPEALKLLVNASSIEEVLNTLKPYLINNKKLS
- a CDS encoding PTS sugar transporter subunit IIB, with amino-acid sequence MKKILVACGTGIATSTVVSVKIKEICEKEGIDVIITPCKLTDVQSIVPDYDLLVTTGTFDVSEINVHIIAGISLLTGVGEEDTLNEIIKTLKEE